CAATCGTGTCGAGCGGTAATTTCCAAATAAGATGCAGGTCGATGGAGCTTCCGAAGCCCCTCCTTGCCACTTACTGAGGGACAGAGAATGCCCTCATCAGTGACTATGAACCCGACTTCGGAAAGTCTTTGGAGCACCAGTTCTCTCAATGCCGTAGCGTCCAAGTGGCTGCTCCTACGCCTGTAATGCAGTTTGACCCTATTCCTACAGTGCAATTAGCTATTAAATCATAGCTAGAATCCCTTTCATAGTCAAGTCGTCCCAGCAGGGCGTTGACAAGCCCTGCCCGAAATCGTATAATGCGGAGTGTCGGCATCCCGGGGAAAACCCACCGCGGCCGGCGGGGAGTGATGCTCAATGCCACCGCATGTCCTCGTCGTTGACAACGACCCGGCATTCGCACAGATGCTCTGCCAGACCATCACCCAGGCGCTGGGTTACCTGGCCGAAGCGGCGACCTCTGCCAAAGATGCCTGGGCACGCCTGGCGCGCACCGCATTCGACATGGCCATCATCGATACCGGCCTGCAGGACACCATCCCGCTCGAATTCGTGCAGGAGGTGCGCCGGCGCTACCCGGCCCTGCGGCTGGTGCTCATCCCCCTGGAGGGCGAAGAGCTGGACGAGGGCTTCCGCTCCATCGAGGTGCAGGGCGTCCTGCCCAAGCCCTTCTTCTTCGACGACTTACAGAGCATCCTGCGCCAGGCCATGGAGCGCCAGCCGCCGGCCGCGCCGCCAGAGGTAGAGCCGGCCGTCCCTGCTCCCCAGCCGCCGCCCAGTGCCTCGCGCGACCAGGCCATTATCCGCGTGGTCGGCGAACTCCAGCGGGAACTGGTCTCCGAAGCGGTACTGCTGGTCGGCCCCATGGGTGTGGCGCTGGCCTCCGGCGCCATCGGCCGCGTGGAGCCGGAATCCCTCGCCCCGCTCCTGCGCCGCCTGCACGAGGAGGCGCAGGAGATCATGGGCATGGTGGGGGAATCCGGAGAGGCCGGCGTCTATCACGGATATCTGGAAGGGGCGCGCCGGCGCATCTACTGGCAGACCGTGCGCCCCGGCTGGCTCCTGGCCTGCATCCTGGGCGCCGGCACCCCGCTGGGAATACTGCGCTATCAGATGCGCCAGGCCGCCGAACGCCTGGCCGGCTTGCTCGAATAGTGTGCCTGTTATCCAGGCAGTGCCCCACTTGGAAGGAGAGACAAACGTGACACCAGAAAATGAGGGCAACCGCCCACAGTTGGTATTAATCGACGGGCATTCGCTGGCCTACCGCGCCTTCCACGCCCTGCCGGCGACGCTGGCCACCTCGCGCGGCGAGCTGACCAACGCGGTCTACGGCTTCACCTCCATGCTCCTCCATGTGCTCCAGGAGCTTCAGCCGGCGTACCTCGCCGTCGCCTTCGACGTCGGCAAGACCTTCCGCCACGAGCGCTTTCCGGAATACAAGGCGCATCGCGCCGTCATGCCCGACGAAATGCGCTATCAGCTCGAACGCATCCACCAGCTCCTGGAAGCATTCCGCATCCCCATCTTCACCCTGGAGGGATACGAAGCGGACGATGTGCTGGGCACCCTGAGCGCCCAGGCCGAACAGCAGGGCATGCCCACCCTGATCGTGACAGGCGATACCGACGCCTTTCAGCTCATTGACCCGCTCGTGCGCGTGATGACCTCCGGCCGGCGCTTCTCCGACATCGTCATCTACGACGAGAAGGCCGTGCTCCAGCGCTACGGCCTGCGACCCCATCAGCTCGTCGACTTCAAGGCGCTCATCGGCGACAAGTCGGACAATATCCCTGGCGTGCCAGGCGTCGGCGAGAAGACCGCCACCCGGCTTTTGCAGAAGTATGGCACCCTGGAGAACATCTATGAGCACCTGGATGAGATTACCAACGCCCGCCTGCGTCAGGCGCTGGAGGAACACCGCGAGCAGGCCTTCCTGAGCAAGGAGCTGGCACGCATCCTGCGCGATGCCCCCATCGCCCTGCAGTTGGACGCCTGCCGTTTCGCCGGCTACGACCGCGAGCGAGTGCTGGAGCTGTTCCGCGAGCTGGAGTTCCGGTCGCTGGTTCCCCGACTGCCGGCACCAGTTGCCCCGGCCGGCCCAACCCAGCTTTCCATCTTCCCGGCAGAGGCGGCGCCGGCAGCCCAACCCGTGACGCTCCCGCCCAAGCCAGCCCTCGGCACCTATCACCTGGTACAAGCCGAAGCAGAGCTTCAGGAGCTGGCAAAGCGGCTGGAGAAGGCGCCGGCAGTGGCCTTCGACACCGAGACCACCGGCCTGCGCCCCATGGAGGCCGAGCTGGTGGGCATCTCCCTCTCCGATAAGGCCGGCGAGGGCTACTATATCCCGGTCGGGCATGCGCGCGGCCGGCAGTTGTCCATGGAAACGGTGCGCCGGCTCCTGCATCCTGTGCTGGCCAACCCCCACATCCCCATGGTGGCCCACAACGCCATTTATGACCTGATCATCCTGCGCCGGCACGGCCTGGAGGTGCAGGGCCTCCTCTTCGACACCATGATCGCCGAATGGCTGATTGACCCGGCCAGCCGCAACCTGGGCCTCAAGAACCTGGTCTGGCAGAGGCTGGGCATGGAGATGACCCCCATCACCGAGCTGATTGGGAGCGGGAAGCATCAGGACAGCATGGCTAACGTCCCTGTGGAACAGGCCGGCCCCTATGCCGCGGCGGATGCCGATATGCTCCTGCGCCTGAAACCCCTGCAGGAGGCGGAGCTGAAGGAGAAGAACCTCTGGCACCTGTTCACCGAGGTGGAGATGCCGCTGGTGGAGGTGCTGGCCGATATGGAGATGGCCGGCATCAAGCTCGATGTCGGGGTCCTGGAGGAGTTGGACCGCGAGCTGGCCGCCCGCATGTGGGAGCTGGAAGAGGAAATATACCGCATGGTGGGCTACCGCTTCAACCTGCAGTCCTCCCAACAGCTCTCGGACGCCCTGTTCGTCCATCTGGGGCTTTCGGCCAAAGGGCTGAAGAAGACAAGCACCGGTAAGTATTCCACCTCGGCGGACGTGCTGGAGAAACTGCGCGACGCCCATCCCGTGGTGGACAAAATCCTGGAGCACCGCCAGATCGCCAAGATCAAGTCCACCTATATCGAGACACTGCCGGCGCTGGTGAACCCGCAGACCGGGCGCGTGCACACCTCCTTCAACCAGACCGGCACGGTCACCGGCCGGCTCTCTTCCAGCGACCCCAACCTGCAGAATATCCCCATCCGCACCCCCATCGGCCGGCGGGTGCGCGAGGCCTTCGTCGCCGAGGAGGGCTGGCTCCTGCTTTCGGCGGACTATTCCCAAGTGGAACTGCGCATCCTCGCCCATATGACCGATGACCCACAGCTCGTGGCGGCGTTCCAGCGCGGCGAGGACATTCACACCTTCACCGCCTCCATCATTTTCCACGTGCCCAAGGAAGAGGTGACACCGGAGATGCGCCGGATTGCCAAGACGACAAATTTCGCTATTATTTACGGCGTTACGGCCTACGGCCTGGCCCAGCAGACCGGCATGTCCAATGAGGAGGCGGCGGCCTTCATCCGAGCGTACTTCCAGCAGTACCCCCGGGTCAAGGAATATGTGGAACGCTGTAAGGAGCAGGCCGCCAAGATGGGCTACGTGGAGACGCTGTTGGGCCGGCGCCGCTACTTCCCGGAACTGCAGGCCGGCCAGAAGATACCCGCCGGCTTGCGCGCCGCCGCGGAGCGCATGGCCATCAACATGCCGGTGCAGGGCACCGCGGCCGACATCATCAAGATCGCCATGATCCGCCTGCACAAAGCCCTGAAAGAGCAGGGCATGCGCAGTCGGCTCCTGCTCCAGGTGCACGACGAGCTGGTGCTGGAGGTGCCGGCGGAGGAGAAGGAGCAGGCCGCTCACCTGGTGAAGGACATCATGGAGAACGCGTATCCGCTGAAAGTGCCGCTGAAAGTGGACTGTCAGGCCGGCCCCAATTGGGGGCAGATGGAACCGTGCTGAGCACATCCGCCGGCACCGGATGCGCCCAGTCGCGCGCATACACTGCAGAACATCGAGCTGGAGGAGACCTACATTGATCCTGCGTGAACTCAACCGGTTGCTGAAAGAGGCTGTGGAAACCGCCCAGCGCGCCGGCGCCCTGCCGGCGGAGCTGGAACTGCCGGAGATCATCCTCGAACGCCCCAAGCAGGCCAACCTCGGGGATTACGCCACGCCGCTGGCCCTGCAGTTGGCCGGCAAAGTCGGCCGGCGCCCCCTGGAGGTCGCCGAGACCATCGTGGCCCATTTCCCCACCACCCCCATGCTGGCCAAGGTGCAGGCCGCCCGGCCGGGCTTTATCAACTTCACCCTCAGCCAGGAATGGATCGCCCGCCAGGTGGACACCATCCTGGCCGCCGGCGAGACCTTCGGCAACATTGACCTGGGCAAAGGCAAGAAGACCCAGGTGGAGTTCGTCAGCGTCAACCCCACCGGCCCCCTGCACATCGGCTCGGCGCGCAACGCCGTCATCGGCGACACGCTGGCCAACGTCCTGCAGGCCGCCGGCTACAACGTCTACCGCGAGTACTATATCAATGACCGCGGCACCCAGTTCGACAATTTCGCCGCCACCGCCTATGTGCGCTATGTCCAGGCCCTGGGCATTGACGAACCCATGCCCGAGGCCGGCTACTTCGGCCAGTACATGATCGAGTTGGGCCGGCAGTTGGCGGCGGAATACGGGGACAAGTTCCTCCACATGCCGCGCGAGGAGGCCACCCGCCAGTTGGGCGAGATCGCCCTGGAGCGCACCGTCGCCGGCATCCGCCAGGACCTGGAGCTGATCGGCGTCTATTACGATTGCTGGTTCTCCGAACGCTCCCTCTATCAGGACGATACCTTCCAAAAGGTGATGGACATCCTGCGGGCCGCCGGCATGGTCGAGGAACGGGAGGGCGCCGTCTGGTTCACGGCCACCAAGCTCGGCGGCGACAAGGACGAGGTGCTCATCCGCTCCGACGGCACGCCCGGCTATTTCGCCTCGGACATCGCCTATCACTACAACAAATTCGTCGTGCGCGGCTTCGAATGGGTCATTGACGTCTGGGGAGCCGACCATCAGGGCCATGTGCCGCGCATGAAGATCATGATGCAGGCGCTGGGGTTAGACCCGGACCGCCTCACCCTCCTGCTGTATCAACTAGTGACGCTGAAACGCGGCGGCGAAGTGGTGCGGCTTTCCAAGCGCACGGGCGACCTCATCACCCTGCGGGAGGTGGTGGAAGAGGTGGGGCCAGATGCGGTGCGCTTCTTCCTCCTTTCCCGCGCTGCCGAGAGCCAGATGGACTTCGACCTGGAGCTGGCCAAGGAACACTCCAATGAGAACCCAGTGTATTATGTCCAGTACGCGCACGCCCGCATCGCCAGCATCCTGCGCAAGGCCGGCGACATCGATTACAGCGCCGGCGACACCTCCCTGCTCCAGCATCCCTCGGAGATCGCGCTGATCCGCGAGATGCTCCGACTGCCGGAGATCATCGAGTTGGCCGCCACACGGCTTGCGCCGCACCACCTCACCTATTACGCCATGGACCTGGCCAGCGCCTTCCATGCCTTCTATCGCGACTGCCGCGTGCTGTCCAGCCTGCCCGAGGACGAGGCCATCACGAAAGCGCGCCTCAAGCTGGTCGCCGCCACCAAGCTGGTGCTGGCCAAGGTCCTGCGCTTGATGGGCATGAGCGCTCCCGAAACTATGTAATTTCTGGGCACCAGTGCGGAGGGGCATGGTGGGAGCCTCGCGCTATGACGTGATCATCGCCGGCGCCGGCGCCGCTGGCAGTTCCGCCGCCTATTTCCTCGGAGAGGCCGGCGCCCGCGTCCTGGTCATCGAAAAAGAGCGCCTGCCGCGCTATAAGCCCTGCGGCGGCGCGGTCCCCGCGGTGGTCTTCCGCTTGTTCCCATTTTCCTTCGACCCCGTTGTCGAGCGCCGGCCCTCGTATGTGCTCTACTCCTGGCGGGGCGAGCAGGCAGTGCGTTGGCCGCTGGCCGGCCGGCCCATCAGCATGGTCATGCGCGACCGCTTCGACTGGCATATCCTCCAGCATGCCCGGGCCGACGTATGGGATGGCACGGCGGTGGCAGAGGTCGAGGAGGGGGCCGATGGCGTGCGGGTGCGCACAGCCGGCGGCGATGTGCTCTTCGCCGATTATCTCATTGCGGCCGATGGCGCCCATTCGCGCCTGGCCCATCAGCTCGGCCTGCGCCGGCAAAGAGAGCTGGTGGGGACGGTGGAGGTGGAATATGCGCCGGCTCCGGCGGTGGTGGAACGCTTCGCCGATACCGCCCTGTTCGAGTTCGGCGCCTTGCGGAACGGCTACCTGTGGATTTTCCCCAAAGGCGAGCATCTCTCCATCGGCATCGGCCAACTGCGCGGCAAGGGCAGTGAACTGCGCGCCGTGCTGTATCGCGAAATGCACAAATTCGGCC
This window of the Anaerolineae bacterium genome carries:
- the polA gene encoding DNA polymerase I — protein: MTPENEGNRPQLVLIDGHSLAYRAFHALPATLATSRGELTNAVYGFTSMLLHVLQELQPAYLAVAFDVGKTFRHERFPEYKAHRAVMPDEMRYQLERIHQLLEAFRIPIFTLEGYEADDVLGTLSAQAEQQGMPTLIVTGDTDAFQLIDPLVRVMTSGRRFSDIVIYDEKAVLQRYGLRPHQLVDFKALIGDKSDNIPGVPGVGEKTATRLLQKYGTLENIYEHLDEITNARLRQALEEHREQAFLSKELARILRDAPIALQLDACRFAGYDRERVLELFRELEFRSLVPRLPAPVAPAGPTQLSIFPAEAAPAAQPVTLPPKPALGTYHLVQAEAELQELAKRLEKAPAVAFDTETTGLRPMEAELVGISLSDKAGEGYYIPVGHARGRQLSMETVRRLLHPVLANPHIPMVAHNAIYDLIILRRHGLEVQGLLFDTMIAEWLIDPASRNLGLKNLVWQRLGMEMTPITELIGSGKHQDSMANVPVEQAGPYAAADADMLLRLKPLQEAELKEKNLWHLFTEVEMPLVEVLADMEMAGIKLDVGVLEELDRELAARMWELEEEIYRMVGYRFNLQSSQQLSDALFVHLGLSAKGLKKTSTGKYSTSADVLEKLRDAHPVVDKILEHRQIAKIKSTYIETLPALVNPQTGRVHTSFNQTGTVTGRLSSSDPNLQNIPIRTPIGRRVREAFVAEEGWLLLSADYSQVELRILAHMTDDPQLVAAFQRGEDIHTFTASIIFHVPKEEVTPEMRRIAKTTNFAIIYGVTAYGLAQQTGMSNEEAAAFIRAYFQQYPRVKEYVERCKEQAAKMGYVETLLGRRRYFPELQAGQKIPAGLRAAAERMAINMPVQGTAADIIKIAMIRLHKALKEQGMRSRLLLQVHDELVLEVPAEEKEQAAHLVKDIMENAYPLKVPLKVDCQAGPNWGQMEPC
- a CDS encoding response regulator, producing MPPHVLVVDNDPAFAQMLCQTITQALGYLAEAATSAKDAWARLARTAFDMAIIDTGLQDTIPLEFVQEVRRRYPALRLVLIPLEGEELDEGFRSIEVQGVLPKPFFFDDLQSILRQAMERQPPAAPPEVEPAVPAPQPPPSASRDQAIIRVVGELQRELVSEAVLLVGPMGVALASGAIGRVEPESLAPLLRRLHEEAQEIMGMVGESGEAGVYHGYLEGARRRIYWQTVRPGWLLACILGAGTPLGILRYQMRQAAERLAGLLE
- a CDS encoding arginine--tRNA ligase; the protein is MRPVARIHCRTSSWRRPTLILRELNRLLKEAVETAQRAGALPAELELPEIILERPKQANLGDYATPLALQLAGKVGRRPLEVAETIVAHFPTTPMLAKVQAARPGFINFTLSQEWIARQVDTILAAGETFGNIDLGKGKKTQVEFVSVNPTGPLHIGSARNAVIGDTLANVLQAAGYNVYREYYINDRGTQFDNFAATAYVRYVQALGIDEPMPEAGYFGQYMIELGRQLAAEYGDKFLHMPREEATRQLGEIALERTVAGIRQDLELIGVYYDCWFSERSLYQDDTFQKVMDILRAAGMVEEREGAVWFTATKLGGDKDEVLIRSDGTPGYFASDIAYHYNKFVVRGFEWVIDVWGADHQGHVPRMKIMMQALGLDPDRLTLLLYQLVTLKRGGEVVRLSKRTGDLITLREVVEEVGPDAVRFFLLSRAAESQMDFDLELAKEHSNENPVYYVQYAHARIASILRKAGDIDYSAGDTSLLQHPSEIALIREMLRLPEIIELAATRLAPHHLTYYAMDLASAFHAFYRDCRVLSSLPEDEAITKARLKLVAATKLVLAKVLRLMGMSAPETM
- a CDS encoding geranylgeranyl reductase family protein — translated: MVGASRYDVIIAGAGAAGSSAAYFLGEAGARVLVIEKERLPRYKPCGGAVPAVVFRLFPFSFDPVVERRPSYVLYSWRGEQAVRWPLAGRPISMVMRDRFDWHILQHARADVWDGTAVAEVEEGADGVRVRTAGGDVLFADYLIAADGAHSRLAHQLGLRRQRELVGTVEVEYAPAPAVVERFADTALFEFGALRNGYLWIFPKGEHLSIGIGQLRGKGSELRAVLYREMHKFGLDLENAPWHGHTLPVYRGPEPRGTTRALLAGDAAGLVDPLSGEGIRHAVASAKLAAEAIIRERVPSYSRAVERYARSRLRPILLLARLFYEHPWACYRYGVRNRRATELFAGWLNGRASKARMMTGLLLCFLEGLVRLP